A region of Granulicella sibirica DNA encodes the following proteins:
- a CDS encoding PP2C family protein-serine/threonine phosphatase, with amino-acid sequence MPTQALLQLRPKAFTAFLLACAAALFCVLPISAASDLPSESAKPALLVVQGIGKASAPLDGQWQFHLGDNPAWASPTLDDTAGRDGWEQIAVDKPWGSQGHFAYYGYAWYRLRIDVTPVPGAAPDFSLLLRNVTDVYEVYWNGVAVGHLGSFPPHLDGGSTFNVRIFDMGPVRSGVLAVRVWRSPPASNEAGLTGGFEQPPLVGSHDALTAARDAGGYRFLAAQRVRDALIWLYGLAGFLSMIGWIRDRSQRTLLWIAIYTAMLVIESAVGSLTTPLPIVWLMFFVQIVIQLREASQWFVLLWLLQLVDVPRLSRTLRVAAAITIIAGSLDGFLFFLYPNILTGRQFQMADAFFTSIIVPLEVIPVFLVGLALVRRQQLDSARWFVAICALLNAVSYGISNATAQGARYTHWTIAARLSTVGLTIFGAWFPFLLVLRILLFVSIIYAAVRYSLENSRRQAVLEREFQSAREIQQILVPEALPTVPGFSLTSAYKPAQEVGGDFFQVIPLSDQSTVIVLGDVSGKGLKAAMTVSLIVGAIRTLVEINTSPAEILAGLNRRLYGRLQGGFTTCIALHINPQGVCTLSSAGHPSPILNRNEVDLPGALPLGLDLATTYEEVELRLREGDHLALYTDGLLEARNAEGELYGFERLNLLFGESPTASRASDEAVAFGQDDDITVLTLTRLLPGDQATTLMSPDLVLA; translated from the coding sequence ATGCCAACGCAAGCATTGCTTCAGCTCCGACCGAAGGCCTTCACCGCGTTTCTCCTTGCCTGTGCCGCAGCCCTGTTTTGCGTATTGCCTATCTCTGCCGCATCGGATCTCCCATCGGAATCCGCAAAGCCCGCTCTCCTCGTCGTCCAGGGTATCGGCAAAGCCTCAGCTCCCCTCGACGGGCAGTGGCAATTTCACCTTGGCGACAACCCCGCCTGGGCATCCCCGACTCTTGATGACACCGCCGGACGCGACGGCTGGGAGCAGATCGCGGTCGACAAGCCCTGGGGATCTCAAGGCCACTTCGCCTACTATGGTTACGCCTGGTATCGCCTTAGGATCGACGTCACTCCCGTCCCCGGCGCCGCTCCCGACTTCAGCCTCCTCTTGCGCAATGTCACCGACGTCTACGAGGTGTACTGGAACGGCGTCGCCGTCGGCCACCTCGGGAGCTTCCCGCCTCATCTCGATGGAGGAAGCACTTTCAATGTACGCATCTTCGACATGGGGCCTGTCCGCTCCGGCGTGCTCGCGGTGCGAGTATGGAGAAGTCCACCTGCATCCAATGAAGCCGGCCTCACCGGCGGCTTTGAACAGCCCCCACTCGTCGGCAGCCATGACGCGCTTACAGCGGCACGGGACGCTGGAGGCTACCGCTTTCTTGCCGCGCAAAGGGTCCGCGACGCTCTGATCTGGCTCTATGGTCTTGCTGGTTTTTTGAGCATGATCGGTTGGATTCGCGACCGAAGTCAGCGGACGCTTCTCTGGATCGCGATCTACACGGCAATGCTCGTCATCGAGTCGGCGGTCGGTAGCCTCACGACCCCCCTTCCGATCGTATGGCTGATGTTCTTCGTCCAGATCGTTATCCAGCTCCGCGAGGCTTCACAGTGGTTCGTACTGCTCTGGCTTTTACAACTTGTTGATGTGCCGCGCCTCTCCCGCACGCTCCGCGTGGCAGCGGCGATCACGATCATCGCCGGCAGCCTCGACGGCTTTTTATTTTTTCTTTATCCCAATATTCTGACGGGCAGACAGTTTCAGATGGCGGATGCTTTCTTCACGTCCATCATCGTGCCGCTCGAAGTGATTCCCGTTTTCCTGGTCGGTCTTGCTCTGGTCCGGCGACAGCAACTCGACTCAGCGCGCTGGTTCGTCGCCATCTGCGCCCTGCTGAACGCGGTCAGCTATGGCATCTCGAATGCAACTGCTCAAGGAGCTCGGTACACGCACTGGACGATTGCCGCGCGGCTCAGTACTGTCGGGCTGACGATTTTTGGCGCGTGGTTCCCGTTCTTGTTGGTTCTTCGCATCCTTCTGTTCGTTTCCATCATCTACGCCGCGGTTCGGTACTCCCTCGAAAACAGCCGCCGCCAGGCCGTGCTCGAGCGGGAGTTCCAGAGCGCGCGCGAGATCCAGCAGATCCTCGTGCCTGAGGCGCTGCCCACCGTTCCCGGCTTCTCTCTCACCAGCGCCTACAAGCCTGCGCAGGAGGTCGGCGGCGACTTCTTCCAGGTGATCCCGCTCTCTGACCAGTCCACGGTGATCGTGCTCGGAGATGTCAGCGGAAAAGGCCTGAAGGCAGCAATGACGGTTTCTCTTATCGTCGGAGCCATTCGTACCCTCGTCGAGATCAACACCAGTCCAGCCGAGATCCTTGCCGGTCTCAACCGCCGCCTTTACGGCCGTCTTCAGGGAGGGTTTACCACTTGCATCGCCCTGCATATCAATCCGCAAGGCGTCTGCACCCTATCAAGCGCAGGCCATCCTTCGCCTATCCTCAACAGGAACGAGGTAGATCTTCCGGGTGCTCTCCCCCTCGGGCTCGACTTGGCCACGACTTACGAAGAGGTCGAACTCCGCTTGCGCGAGGGCGACCATCTCGCTCTCTACACCGACGGTCTTCTCGAAGCACGCAACGCTGAAGGAGAACTCTACGGCTTCGAGCGGCTGAACCTGCTCTTCGGCGAGTCGCCCACCGCCTCCCGAGCCTCAGATGAGGCCGTAGCCTTCGGCCAGGATGACGACATCACCGTGCTCACGCTCACTCGACTCCTGCCTGGAGACCAGGCCACCACGCTCATGTCCCCGGATTTAGTGTTGGCCTAA
- the ribD gene encoding bifunctional diaminohydroxyphosphoribosylaminopyrimidine deaminase/5-amino-6-(5-phosphoribosylamino)uracil reductase RibD, with translation MDDEHFMQRALALASETIGLASPNPYVGCVLVRDGEIFAEGAHLYDQYDHAEIVALKQAAAHGIDPTGSTAYVTLEPCSHHGRTGPCADALITAKVSRIVVATQDPNPQVSGQGIARLRAAGIDATVGVLQQAARDLNDAFAHFILRRRPLVTLKAALSVDGKLAPPPRHRAVTAPHWLTGPAARANVQRLRHASDAILTGIGTILADNPSLGDRAHLPRRRPLLRVILDSALRIPMSSEIVRSTANDVLLLCSEEAPGERIEALQSMGVEVETIPSHSGHLSLEAVLDALARRTILSLLVEAGSALNGSFISQNLVDKAVLFYSETELGADAIPFAAGVGSPYLFEQRFKRITRTTFEHGSGEDARVTGYLRDSWNPSPA, from the coding sequence ATGGACGACGAACACTTCATGCAGCGGGCACTCGCGCTCGCCTCCGAGACGATCGGCCTGGCCTCACCAAACCCCTACGTTGGCTGCGTTCTCGTTCGCGACGGAGAGATTTTCGCCGAAGGCGCGCACCTCTACGATCAGTACGACCACGCTGAAATTGTCGCCCTCAAACAGGCTGCCGCGCACGGCATCGATCCCACTGGAAGTACAGCCTACGTCACCCTCGAGCCCTGCTCCCACCACGGGCGCACCGGCCCCTGCGCTGACGCTCTGATTACCGCAAAGGTCTCCCGCATCGTTGTCGCGACGCAGGATCCAAATCCGCAGGTCAGTGGCCAGGGCATAGCCCGCCTCCGTGCCGCCGGCATCGACGCGACTGTGGGCGTCCTTCAGCAGGCCGCCCGTGATCTCAACGACGCCTTCGCCCATTTCATCTTAAGGCGGCGTCCCCTCGTGACGCTCAAAGCCGCCCTCTCCGTCGACGGCAAACTCGCCCCGCCACCAAGGCACCGCGCCGTCACCGCGCCCCACTGGTTGACCGGCCCAGCGGCCCGAGCGAACGTGCAGCGACTCCGCCATGCCTCGGACGCGATCCTCACCGGCATCGGAACGATCCTCGCGGACAATCCAAGCCTTGGCGACCGCGCCCACCTTCCTCGGCGGCGTCCTTTGCTTCGCGTCATCCTCGACTCCGCGCTTCGTATCCCGATGTCTTCTGAAATCGTCCGGTCAACCGCCAACGACGTTCTCCTCCTTTGCAGTGAAGAGGCCCCGGGAGAACGGATAGAAGCGCTGCAATCCATGGGTGTCGAAGTCGAAACCATTCCGTCCCACTCCGGCCATCTCAGTCTTGAAGCCGTCCTGGACGCCCTCGCCCGTCGCACTATTCTCAGCCTTCTCGTCGAAGCAGGCTCCGCACTGAATGGCAGTTTTATCTCGCAAAATCTTGTCGATAAAGCTGTGCTTTTCTACTCCGAGACCGAGCTTGGCGCGGATGCCATTCCGTTCGCTGCAGGCGTTGGCTCACCCTACCTGTTCGAGCAAAGATTCAAGCGGATCACCCGTACCACATTCGAACACGGTTCAGGAGAGGACGCCCGCGTCACCGGTTACCTGCGGGATTCTTGGAATCCTTCCCCCGCATAG
- a CDS encoding choice-of-anchor D domain-containing protein: MQTTSRFRRALATLFVTLLILTGVSRAATPTNVVISQIYGAGGNSGALLNADYVELFNPTATTLTLNNYSLQYSSAGGTTISTVTTLPAAITLSPGQYYLVSANAGTNGAALPVTPDYPTGTATSNLALAAGSGKIALVSTTTKLASVCPATDPTIVDFVAYGTGTNCAYGTAAPLISTTLADIRTNPCVVLGNSSVEFVAGTPAPHNSASTPLACSATGPTPPVATGLATPAAINTGGSTLLTVQVTPGSIPTSTGITVSANLSTIGGSTTQPFFDDGTNGDATAGDNIFSYSTTATTAGTFSLPVTVTDTQARTASTTIALTATTPPAFVTIRTIQANKPSTYATQKVTTSGIVVGVKSNGFYIEAKDADTTPVTPEGILVYTGSTTLPSYVALGAEVQVAGTVNTYPTTSLTPGTEIDGPQTFSLLSTGNALPAAVTITAALDSPSGGIRQFAKYEGMRVAIASMTTTSGTDASLNETTETNTSNGRFYGVVTGVARPFREPGIAVTDTAIGTVPSTIPVWDSNPELIYVDSLATGGPAIDLTSNATVTGLSGVMDFSFGSPELILDQANRPTVTGLMTATPVPAQAATEFTVASFNMERFYNDVVDADNPGSTAVTVTTAAYQRRLAKASMAIRNVLNFPDIVGAQEIENINVLTDLANKISADAVAAGQTDPVYKPYTFLATDGTAINTAVLVKSTRVNTLNVEQFGLATTFTNSTGAQAVLNDRTPLVLHAGIKRAGGTDYPVTVIVVHQRSLINVDDPTSTGQTVRLKREAQAEYLASLIQTYQAAGEHVITVGDYNAFEFSDGFVDSLGVTKGDPVPAAQVLTAPKAGLASPTLVDLVTLLPAEQRQSYVESGSAQVLDHVVVTADLVPTETRLVYAHLDSDYPLVYQNDATRPERVSDHDPAVAYFVIPALQPAVTLSTPSLAFSTQMVTTMSSPMTVTLTNSGQAVLTVSGITISGAGFTQTNTCGTSVAVGGTCQISVLFAPAVGGTVTGAVSIATNAPGSPATVSLSGTGADFTFAATTTSVGVASGGTATFPLTFTSVSGFSGTITLACSGASAAGETCTAAPVTLDADGSATASVVVKTTSQVASKMSSPMGRRTDGGVQVAGFLLGGLGLLGFGGLLRLGSVRRYGRMLALLGVIAVAGFVTGCSSGTPVSTGGTPAGTQTLTVTATSGGVTHAVTLTLTVE; this comes from the coding sequence ATGCAAACGACCTCCCGTTTCCGCCGAGCTCTCGCCACCCTGTTTGTTACCCTCCTGATCCTCACCGGTGTGAGCCGGGCTGCCACGCCGACGAATGTCGTGATCTCGCAGATATACGGAGCGGGAGGGAACAGCGGCGCCTTGCTGAACGCGGACTATGTCGAGTTATTCAACCCGACGGCGACGACGCTGACGTTGAATAACTACTCGCTGCAGTACTCGAGTGCGGGTGGCACGACGATCTCGACCGTCACGACGCTTCCCGCGGCGATTACACTTTCACCGGGACAGTACTATCTCGTCTCCGCGAACGCGGGCACGAACGGCGCGGCGCTCCCGGTGACTCCGGACTATCCGACGGGAACGGCGACGAGCAATCTTGCCCTGGCGGCGGGATCGGGAAAAATCGCGCTCGTCTCGACGACGACGAAGCTGGCATCAGTTTGCCCGGCTACAGATCCGACGATTGTGGACTTCGTTGCATACGGTACGGGAACAAATTGCGCCTACGGCACGGCTGCTCCGCTGATCAGCACGACGCTTGCGGATATCCGCACAAACCCATGCGTGGTTCTTGGTAACTCAAGCGTGGAATTTGTGGCGGGAACGCCCGCTCCGCATAATTCGGCCTCGACGCCGCTCGCTTGCTCCGCTACGGGCCCGACGCCGCCGGTGGCTACGGGACTTGCGACTCCTGCCGCAATCAACACTGGAGGCTCGACGCTGCTGACGGTTCAAGTGACACCCGGATCGATACCGACGAGCACGGGCATCACCGTCTCGGCGAACCTCAGCACCATCGGTGGATCGACGACACAGCCCTTCTTCGATGACGGCACGAACGGCGACGCCACAGCGGGCGATAACATCTTCAGCTACAGCACGACAGCGACGACCGCCGGAACCTTCAGCCTGCCGGTAACCGTAACCGATACCCAGGCGCGCACCGCGAGCACGACAATCGCGCTGACGGCAACGACTCCTCCTGCGTTCGTAACGATCCGGACTATTCAGGCGAACAAGCCCTCAACTTATGCAACCCAGAAGGTGACGACGAGCGGCATCGTCGTCGGGGTGAAGTCGAATGGCTTCTACATCGAGGCAAAGGACGCCGACACGACTCCGGTGACTCCAGAGGGAATCCTGGTCTACACCGGTTCGACGACCCTGCCTTCTTATGTCGCGCTCGGGGCCGAGGTACAGGTCGCCGGGACCGTCAACACCTATCCCACCACGAGCCTGACACCGGGAACGGAGATCGATGGGCCGCAGACGTTCTCTCTGCTTTCGACCGGAAATGCCCTTCCCGCTGCGGTGACGATTACTGCGGCACTGGATTCGCCGAGCGGCGGGATCAGGCAGTTCGCCAAGTATGAAGGCATGCGGGTTGCGATCGCCTCGATGACAACGACTTCGGGAACGGATGCATCGCTGAACGAGACGACCGAGACGAACACGTCCAACGGACGCTTCTACGGGGTCGTGACAGGAGTGGCGCGGCCCTTCCGGGAGCCTGGGATCGCGGTGACAGATACGGCGATCGGGACGGTTCCATCAACCATTCCGGTGTGGGACTCGAATCCGGAGTTGATCTACGTGGATAGCCTCGCGACGGGCGGACCGGCGATCGACCTGACGAGCAACGCGACGGTGACCGGACTCTCGGGCGTGATGGACTTCTCGTTCGGCTCGCCGGAGTTGATTCTTGACCAGGCGAACCGCCCAACGGTGACCGGCTTGATGACGGCGACGCCGGTTCCAGCGCAGGCGGCTACCGAGTTCACGGTTGCGAGCTTCAACATGGAGCGCTTCTACAACGATGTCGTAGACGCCGATAACCCCGGAAGCACGGCCGTGACGGTAACGACAGCGGCCTACCAGAGACGACTGGCAAAGGCTTCCATGGCGATCCGGAACGTATTGAACTTCCCGGATATCGTCGGCGCGCAGGAGATCGAGAACATCAATGTGCTGACCGATCTCGCGAACAAGATCAGCGCGGATGCGGTGGCCGCAGGGCAGACCGATCCGGTCTACAAGCCGTACACATTCCTCGCAACGGATGGCACGGCGATCAACACCGCTGTCCTGGTGAAGAGCACCCGTGTGAATACTCTCAATGTAGAGCAGTTCGGGCTGGCGACGACGTTCACGAACTCGACCGGCGCACAGGCGGTGTTGAACGACCGGACTCCGCTTGTTCTCCATGCGGGGATCAAGCGGGCCGGAGGGACGGACTATCCGGTCACGGTGATCGTGGTGCATCAGAGGTCGCTGATCAATGTCGACGATCCTACGTCGACCGGACAGACGGTCCGGCTGAAGCGCGAGGCGCAGGCGGAGTACCTGGCTTCCCTAATCCAGACCTACCAGGCCGCGGGCGAGCATGTGATCACTGTTGGTGACTACAATGCGTTCGAGTTCTCAGATGGGTTCGTGGATTCGCTTGGCGTGACGAAGGGCGATCCCGTTCCGGCGGCACAGGTATTGACGGCTCCAAAGGCAGGGCTCGCTAGCCCGACACTGGTGGACCTGGTGACGCTGCTTCCTGCCGAGCAGAGGCAGAGCTACGTCGAGAGCGGAAGCGCCCAGGTGCTTGACCATGTCGTCGTGACGGCTGACCTGGTGCCGACCGAGACGCGGCTCGTCTACGCGCACCTGGACTCGGACTATCCGCTGGTGTACCAGAACGATGCGACGCGGCCAGAGCGGGTGAGCGATCACGATCCGGCGGTGGCCTACTTTGTGATTCCGGCACTACAGCCGGCGGTGACGCTGTCGACGCCTTCCCTCGCGTTCAGCACGCAGATGGTGACGACGATGTCCTCGCCGATGACCGTAACGCTGACGAACAGCGGGCAGGCAGTGCTGACGGTTTCGGGGATCACAATCTCCGGGGCTGGTTTTACGCAGACGAATACGTGCGGAACGAGTGTGGCTGTTGGCGGAACTTGCCAGATCAGCGTCCTCTTCGCCCCAGCCGTGGGCGGCACGGTGACGGGAGCCGTCAGCATCGCGACGAATGCTCCGGGAAGCCCCGCGACGGTCTCGCTTTCGGGAACCGGGGCGGACTTCACGTTTGCCGCAACGACGACCAGCGTAGGCGTCGCAAGCGGAGGCACGGCGACTTTCCCGCTGACGTTCACCTCTGTCAGCGGCTTCAGCGGGACCATCACATTGGCCTGCTCGGGTGCATCGGCTGCCGGGGAGACATGCACGGCGGCCCCGGTGACGTTGGACGCCGACGGGTCAGCGACCGCAAGCGTCGTGGTGAAGACGACATCGCAGGTGGCGTCGAAGATGTCGTCGCCCATGGGCCGACGGACGGACGGAGGAGTACAGGTTGCCGGGTTCCTGCTCGGTGGGCTGGGTCTGCTCGGGTTCGGTGGGCTGCTCCGGCTCGGATCGGTGCGACGGTATGGACGGATGCTGGCGCTACTCGGTGTCATCGCGGTTGCTGGCTTCGTGACGGGATGCAGTTCGGGAACACCCGTCAGTACCGGCGGAACACCTGCGGGCACACAGACCCTCACGGTGACGGCGACTTCGGGCGGCGTCACGCATGCGGTGACGCTTACGCTGACCGTGGAATAA
- a CDS encoding purine-nucleoside phosphorylase, with protein MTQRLRLRVPLCRLSLAAFLLWTGSSRAYAQDHIEPHVLIIATYETGKDHGDTPGELQFWVERRKLDQAIAVPGLDHPLLTDGHGLYAMVSGTTSRSAVQMMTLAMDPRFDLTHTYLLLSGIGGADPAQMTVGGAVWVRQVLDGDPAFEIDSREIPAAWPYGTIALGATEAGKVPENVDSAPAAGVSDNGSGGVGKIVYNLNPKLVDWAYGLTKATALGDTAEMAASRARFTAFPNALKAPSVIIGDSLVTDHFWHGAILNKWAEDWVRLYTRGAGSLAIADCEDQGILLAMTKLGQLRRVDMGRLLVLRTASNFTVPPPGMAPEKSLFDDLAGSPGYLPSLEANYKVGNVVVTDLLAHWPTYKEQIP; from the coding sequence TTGACCCAACGGCTTCGTCTTCGCGTTCCGCTGTGCCGGCTCTCGCTTGCGGCTTTTCTGCTTTGGACGGGCTCTTCGCGAGCGTATGCGCAGGATCATATCGAGCCGCATGTGCTGATCATCGCGACGTATGAGACGGGGAAGGATCACGGCGATACGCCGGGAGAGCTGCAGTTCTGGGTGGAACGACGGAAGCTCGATCAGGCGATCGCGGTTCCGGGGCTCGATCACCCCCTGCTGACGGATGGGCATGGGCTGTATGCGATGGTGAGCGGGACGACGTCGCGGTCGGCGGTGCAAATGATGACGCTGGCGATGGATCCTCGCTTCGACCTCACGCATACCTATCTTCTGCTGAGCGGCATCGGGGGGGCGGACCCGGCGCAGATGACGGTGGGCGGCGCGGTATGGGTGCGCCAGGTATTGGACGGTGACCCTGCGTTCGAGATCGATAGCCGCGAGATTCCTGCTGCTTGGCCCTATGGGACGATCGCGCTTGGAGCGACGGAGGCGGGTAAGGTTCCTGAGAATGTCGACTCCGCCCCGGCGGCGGGGGTGTCGGATAACGGGTCGGGTGGCGTGGGAAAGATCGTCTACAACCTGAACCCGAAGCTCGTCGACTGGGCTTATGGGCTGACCAAAGCAACGGCGCTTGGCGACACCGCGGAGATGGCGGCAAGCCGGGCGCGGTTTACGGCGTTCCCGAATGCGCTCAAAGCTCCTTCGGTGATCATTGGGGATAGCCTGGTGACGGACCACTTCTGGCATGGGGCGATCCTGAATAAGTGGGCCGAGGACTGGGTGCGGCTGTATACCCGTGGGGCGGGATCGTTGGCAATCGCGGACTGCGAAGACCAGGGGATCCTGCTGGCGATGACGAAGCTCGGACAGCTTCGTCGTGTGGATATGGGACGTCTGCTTGTGCTGCGGACGGCGAGCAACTTCACGGTGCCACCGCCGGGGATGGCTCCGGAGAAGAGCCTTTTTGACGACCTGGCGGGGTCGCCAGGATACCTGCCGTCGCTCGAGGCTAACTACAAAGTCGGGAACGTCGTGGTGACGGACCTGCTCGCGCACTGGCCTACGTACAAAGAGCAGATCCCTTGA
- a CDS encoding riboflavin synthase: MFTGLVEATGSLLAVTPTQGATRITIAAPELASRLRTGDSISVSGVCLTALDITPTAFSADLAAETIARTTLSLLQQGSTVNLELPTPAGSPLGGHVVQGHVDGTATLLALDPITPAAPATDWRLRLQLPPELTRYVVPQGSITVEGISLTVASLKGHEVEIAIIPHTYAATSLRTLAPGSLLNIEVDVLSKYAERAEKPAQVELTEAFLLANGY; encoded by the coding sequence ATGTTCACCGGACTCGTCGAAGCCACAGGATCGCTCCTCGCCGTCACGCCCACCCAGGGTGCAACTCGCATCACCATCGCCGCGCCTGAGCTGGCATCGAGGCTCCGCACCGGCGATTCCATCTCGGTCAGCGGCGTGTGCCTCACTGCGCTCGACATAACGCCGACGGCCTTCTCCGCCGACCTCGCCGCGGAGACCATCGCCCGCACCACGCTCTCGTTACTTCAGCAGGGATCCACGGTCAATCTCGAGCTGCCCACGCCTGCTGGATCGCCCCTCGGTGGCCATGTCGTTCAGGGCCATGTCGATGGCACCGCAACCCTTCTCGCGCTCGACCCCATCACCCCCGCCGCTCCGGCCACGGACTGGCGCCTGCGCCTCCAACTCCCCCCGGAACTCACGCGCTACGTCGTGCCGCAGGGCTCCATCACCGTCGAGGGGATCTCCCTTACGGTAGCTTCGCTCAAGGGGCACGAGGTCGAGATCGCCATCATTCCCCACACCTACGCCGCTACCAGTTTGCGCACCCTCGCCCCCGGATCTCTCCTCAACATCGAGGTCGACGTCCTGTCGAAGTATGCCGAGCGCGCCGAGAAGCCCGCGCAGGTTGAACTGACCGAAGCCTTTCTGCTCGCAAACGGCTACTAG
- a CDS encoding SMP-30/gluconolactonase/LRE family protein, giving the protein MTPLFTFGRPLIDPNTPHITHIHPSAAMPGGEIEVYGTHLGPYGSLGEMPHITLNDVTTPLTLARESRAIVRIPDGAFPGDLIVHRAASSSNGHPVRVATIMAENLHPVANPAVDAKGNLFVTLSGSRGQEVPVSIFRIETRSASGDFTMRPFTRDLINPTGLAIDADGFLYASSRADGTIYRISPNGAVTTYAEGMGIATGIAFDRDGNLFVGDRSGTIFKIARGTGPGESSEREIFVFATLEPSMAAYHLAFNDAGTLFVTGPTTSSNQVVHAIDRDGNATVFYSGLGRAQGMAFDIEDNLYVAASLHGYRGIVRITPDGEASLAVAGNNLVGLCFLEHGACALATREAVYHLELGIHGRPLF; this is encoded by the coding sequence ATGACACCGCTCTTTACCTTCGGAAGACCCCTGATTGACCCCAATACGCCGCATATCACCCACATTCATCCTTCGGCGGCGATGCCGGGCGGGGAGATCGAAGTCTATGGAACCCATCTCGGACCCTATGGTTCGCTAGGGGAGATGCCCCACATCACACTGAACGATGTGACCACGCCGCTGACGCTGGCGCGGGAGAGCCGGGCGATCGTGCGAATTCCCGACGGAGCGTTTCCTGGCGATCTGATCGTGCATCGCGCGGCCTCTTCCTCAAATGGGCATCCGGTTCGCGTAGCGACGATCATGGCTGAGAACCTGCACCCCGTAGCCAATCCGGCGGTCGATGCCAAGGGCAATTTGTTTGTGACGCTATCGGGCTCACGGGGGCAGGAGGTTCCGGTTTCGATCTTCCGGATCGAGACACGGTCGGCTTCGGGAGACTTCACGATGCGCCCCTTTACCCGCGACCTGATCAATCCGACAGGACTTGCCATCGACGCCGACGGCTTTCTCTATGCAAGCTCACGGGCGGATGGAACCATCTACCGTATCTCACCGAATGGGGCCGTTACGACGTACGCAGAAGGCATGGGGATCGCGACGGGGATTGCGTTCGATCGGGATGGGAATTTATTTGTCGGCGACCGATCGGGGACGATCTTCAAGATCGCGAGAGGCACAGGACCGGGGGAGAGCTCCGAACGGGAGATCTTCGTCTTTGCTACGCTCGAGCCATCGATGGCGGCTTACCACCTGGCGTTCAACGATGCGGGGACGCTGTTTGTGACCGGACCGACGACCTCGTCGAACCAGGTGGTGCATGCGATCGACCGCGACGGAAATGCCACGGTGTTCTATAGCGGCCTAGGGCGCGCGCAGGGGATGGCCTTCGATATCGAGGACAACCTGTACGTCGCGGCTTCGCTTCACGGGTATCGGGGCATCGTTCGGATAACTCCTGACGGCGAGGCTTCCCTTGCCGTGGCGGGGAACAACCTTGTCGGGCTCTGCTTTCTGGAGCATGGCGCGTGCGCGCTGGCTACGCGGGAAGCGGTCTATCACCTCGAGTTAGGGATTCACGGGCGGCCTTTGTTCTAA
- a CDS encoding substrate-binding domain-containing protein — protein MNIAVKPIIAACLGIACLSVSGCMYHSKHDTYYLISNNLKLPYWKTMYTGFTKAATDYGVTAQLAGPNDFDPAAELTAFKQTVAAKPAGILISIADANLLREEIGTAIDANIPVITVDSDAPLSARLFFIGTNNLAAGHLGGQRLVEKLKDKGNVVFYTIAGQPNLQERLKGYQDILATHPQITIVDVFDTKGDPGAAFDQTEKYLGKTGADKIDAFVSLESSAGKSIADVLKNKSVTDREVIAMDVNPDTLNLIKDGSIDCTVSQKPFTMGYYGLKMLDEVHHNLPKPFQTNYGVDSFARYPMFVDTGTAIVDKKNVSVYLEGATAAEAQQ, from the coding sequence ATGAACATTGCCGTAAAGCCAATCATCGCAGCGTGTTTGGGGATTGCATGTCTGAGTGTGAGCGGCTGTATGTACCACTCCAAGCACGACACCTATTACCTCATTTCCAATAACCTCAAGCTTCCTTACTGGAAGACCATGTACACCGGCTTCACCAAGGCTGCGACCGACTACGGCGTAACCGCCCAGTTAGCCGGTCCGAACGACTTCGATCCCGCCGCTGAACTTACCGCGTTCAAACAAACAGTAGCTGCCAAGCCAGCCGGAATCCTTATCTCCATCGCCGACGCCAACCTGCTGCGCGAGGAGATAGGCACAGCTATCGACGCCAACATACCCGTCATCACCGTCGACTCGGATGCACCTCTCAGCGCACGACTATTCTTCATCGGTACGAATAACCTCGCCGCCGGTCACCTCGGAGGCCAAAGGCTCGTCGAGAAGCTCAAGGACAAAGGCAACGTCGTCTTCTACACGATCGCCGGTCAGCCAAATCTGCAGGAGCGCTTGAAGGGTTACCAGGATATCCTCGCCACGCATCCCCAGATCACCATCGTCGACGTCTTCGACACCAAGGGCGACCCTGGCGCAGCTTTTGACCAGACGGAGAAGTATCTCGGGAAAACCGGCGCCGACAAAATAGACGCCTTCGTCTCACTTGAATCCAGCGCAGGTAAGTCCATCGCGGACGTGCTGAAGAACAAGTCGGTCACCGACCGTGAGGTGATTGCGATGGACGTCAATCCCGACACACTGAATCTCATCAAGGATGGCAGCATTGACTGCACCGTCTCCCAGAAGCCCTTCACCATGGGATATTACGGACTGAAGATGCTCGACGAGGTGCATCACAATCTCCCGAAGCCCTTCCAGACAAACTACGGCGTCGATTCCTTCGCCCGCTATCCCATGTTCGTTGATACCGGCACCGCGATCGTGGATAAGAAAAACGTAAGCGTCTATCTCGAAGGAGCAACCGCAGCCGAGGCGCAGCAATAA